Genomic DNA from Pseudomonadota bacterium:
ATGTCTCCTTTTCACCGCCCATATGCGACAGGACGGTCATGCGGCTCGGTCCGAACCCCGCGTCTGCCAGCAGGTTGGCGAGCGCCGCCGGTGTCGTGGCGTCCTCCGACAGGATCAAGAGCCGATTGCCAGTGGTGAGATGGCCGCGCACGAGATCGAGCGGTCGGCCATGCACGGTCAAAAGCCGGCATTCTGCAAGCGGCCAGCCGAGCCGGGCGCAGGCCAGGCTGAACGCGCCGACACCGGGCAGGCAGACGATTTCGTCATGGGCGAACCGGCGCATCAGGGTGACGCCGATGCCATAGGCCATGGGATCGCCGCTGGCGAGCACCGTCACCCGCTTGCCGCGCAGGCTCTCCAACCGCGCCACGGTCGCCTTCAAAGGGCTGTCCCAGGTGAGCTTTTCGGCGTCGTGGTCGGCGACCATGGCGAGATGCCGTTCACCGCCGACCAGTACTTCCGCGTCGTCGACGAGGGCACGCGCCGGTGCCGCGAGTCCCGCTAAACCGTCCTCGCCGATACCGACAATGCGCAGCCAGGGCTTCATGGGATTCCACCCATCAGCGCGTTGACGGCGGCGGCGGCAAGGGCGCTGCCGCCGCGCCGGCCATGCACAGTGATGAAGGGCAGACCGCTTTCGGCAAGCGCCAGCTTCGATTCCGCCGCGCCGACGAACCCGACGGGCATGCCGATGACCAGCGCCGGTCGGGCATCACCGTCCTCGATCTTCTCCAACAGTCGGAACAACGCGGTCGGCGCGTTGCCGATGGCGACAACCGCGTTGTCGAGATGCCCGTCCCACAAGTCGACGGCCGCCGCGGAACGGGTCGTCGCCCGCGTCTTTGCCAGATCTGGCACGGCCGGATCGTTCAAACGGCAAACCACCGCGTTACCTGCCGGCAGACGACTGGCGATGACGCCGCGCGCGACCATCTCGACGTCGCAAAGGATGGCCGCGCCGGCTTCGAGCGCTTGGCGGCCACGGGCGACGGCGCCAGGCGACAACGCGAGATCGCCGACCAGATCAGTCATGCCGCAGGCGTGGATCAACCGCACCGCGAGCGGACGGGTGTCGTCGTCGAGCCGTGCGAGGTTGGCTTCGCTTTCTATGATACGCCGTGACTCCCGATAGATCGCGTCGGGGTCGCGCAGATAGTCCCCGGTTTCAGGCAGCGACATGGCCGCCCCCACGGAACAGGGCATCGACATCGACGGCGATGCGGCCGGCCTTCGTGCCCGGCTCGCTCACGCCCAGGATCCAGGCCTCCTCGGTCTCGATCGCCCGGCGTTCGGCGGCGCTCAAATCGTCCGCGCCGGCGAAGAGAGCGCCGAGCTCTCCGGCATCGTCGAGCGCTTTCAGATAGCCCACCATGGCCTGAACCTGCAGTGCGTCCTTAACCGCATCGCTGTTTGAACGGGGCGCGACAAGTGACGGGTAGATCTCCGCCAGCACGACGTCCAAGTCGCGCAAGTCACCCGTGGTCAGAGACTTAAGACCCGTCTCGAACGGCCAGATGCGCGCCTTGAACCGGCGATCGCGGCGCAGCGCCTTGACCACCGGCAGACCCATGAGAACCTGGCTTCCGACCGAGCCGGTATAGGCGAGCTTCCAGACCGGCTGTGGACCGGTGATGTAACGTTCGCCGATGCGCCGCTCCGCAAGCCGTCCGCGACCATAGGCCTCGGGCCGCCGCGTCGTGAGCGTCGCGCGGGCCTGACCGGCCGGACAGCCCCAGAACGGACCGGGCCGGCCCAGCCTTCGGTTAAGCCCGGCGCCAACATCAAAACGGTTGTTGGTGTTGTCGTCGGCGTCCTCGATCAGCCGGTCGACCTCGTCCCATGCGGCGCGCCAGGCCGGCCCCTCAAGACCGAGTGTCCGGGCGAAACCCTTGGGGTAGCCGAAGGGGAAGTCGAAACCGGCGATGACCTTTTGGCCGGCGTCGCGGCAGCCGATAAAGAGTCCGGCGATGCTGTCACGCGCTGCCGCTCGTGTTGGCGGGTTCTCCAGAGCCACCAATCGCAGGCCACCGGCAGAACGCGCGGCCAGGCAGACCCAGACCGAATCCTTGCCCGTGCGCGGCACCGCCGCCGCGCTCCAGTCGACCATCATGTAGGCGTCGAACAGCGCCATCGTTGTCTCAGCCCTTCAGGGTACGCGGGCCCAGCGGGTGGTCGGCATGGGGATAGGGATGATGGCCGTGATCATGACTGTGCCCGTGCCCATGATCATGGCTGTGCCCGTGATCGTGGCTGTGGCCATGCCCGTGGTCATGACCGTCACCATGGTGGTGATGGTGATGATGGCTGTGATCGTGGCTATGACCGTCGTTATCCGCCGGACCGGTGCCAATACCCTCGACATGGTGGTGATGGCTTTCCTGGGCGAGACCGACTTCGTCCTCGAAACCCAAGACCTGCATGCGGTACTTGCAGGTCTGACAATTCATGTTGCCGGTGCCGCCTTCGATCTCCTGGATGCGGTCTAGGAAGGTATCGACCACCAGGGGATGGTCGTTCAGATAACCCGCCTTGACGAACTCCACGTCGGGAAACTCGGCCGCGACGATGTCGGTGTGATCGTAGATGCGACGCAC
This window encodes:
- a CDS encoding precorrin-8X methylmutase — encoded protein: MSLPETGDYLRDPDAIYRESRRIIESEANLARLDDDTRPLAVRLIHACGMTDLVGDLALSPGAVARGRQALEAGAAILCDVEMVARGVIASRLPAGNAVVCRLNDPAVPDLAKTRATTRSAAAVDLWDGHLDNAVVAIGNAPTALFRLLEKIEDGDARPALVIGMPVGFVGAAESKLALAESGLPFITVHGRRGGSALAAAAVNALMGGIP
- a CDS encoding cobalamin biosynthesis protein CbiG; translation: MALFDAYMMVDWSAAAVPRTGKDSVWVCLAARSAGGLRLVALENPPTRAAARDSIAGLFIGCRDAGQKVIAGFDFPFGYPKGFARTLGLEGPAWRAAWDEVDRLIEDADDNTNNRFDVGAGLNRRLGRPGPFWGCPAGQARATLTTRRPEAYGRGRLAERRIGERYITGPQPVWKLAYTGSVGSQVLMGLPVVKALRRDRRFKARIWPFETGLKSLTTGDLRDLDVVLAEIYPSLVAPRSNSDAVKDALQVQAMVGYLKALDDAGELGALFAGADDLSAAERRAIETEEAWILGVSEPGTKAGRIAVDVDALFRGGGHVAA